From Aegilops tauschii subsp. strangulata cultivar AL8/78 chromosome 5, Aet v6.0, whole genome shotgun sequence:
CAGATTTCAACTGAAAACTTTTCACACATACACACGAGATATAACAGTGGACACAGATAGGGACAATGTGCTGGCTCTTTGCCATTAAATTTGCACAATTCACTATATTTAAAACAATGGTTGATATCAGCACCACACCAACTCTGCTCGAGTGTTGGGAAAAGCTGTTTGGTTGTACTCATCTCATTACACAAAGgacgagcatggttttcttttTAGAATGAGTACGGTAAGTGTTACATAACTCCGATAAGCTAGAAAAATGATGCAATCATAGTTGGGATTTTAACATATGCAGGATCACATGTTAACAGTCTTGTCAGTGAACACAACAAACGATTTCCCAGGTCTTTGCACCAACCAGCAAGAATACTGGCCAGGCTTTGTTTGGTTACTtgcctcgttcacgaactcacaCTAGGACCAAAAGAAGAACCACTAAAAAACTTTTTCTGCAATGATTGAAGCAGTTCGATCATTTTTGTTGGGAAAATAATATACAGGATGGCACATACAAAATACTGGGTATCAAGTGAATAGATCTTAATGGATACATGGATGTTAGGATTGTGATCCAAATATCTCTTGCACATTGCACCACACGTATATACCTCACCTATGATATCAATATTTCCTCCTAAATCTACATGGAGTCAAAGTGAGAGATGGTATGAATCACACAAAAAAAGTGAGAGATGGTATGTTGCCCATGAAAAATTGAGAACATGGGATGAGCAGGTGATTAAAGCATATCATGGCATGGAATAAAATAAATGAAAATCCAAGTAATACACAGCATACCTTCCAGAACCAGTTAACATGGCGATCTTTTTCTTTGTAGCCATTATATTGAGTATGTGATCTCCAATCTTTCAGATTTATAGTGTTGTTGCTTCCCCCAAGCATTCGGTCAAAGTCTTCTAGATCCAAACACCCGAAAAATACCTCCCGGAGTTTCGGATTAGCTAATATGTCGCCAAATCCTTTTGCGAAATTAGCTAGCTGATCAGAAATAGAGTCAACAAAGATATTCTTAATAAGAAGATCAATGTAGTGCTCTCTGTTACTGATGTTCACAGAGATATCCTGCCCTCCTTTGCAAAGCTCAATAGTCTTTCGAGACCCTAAGGTATGAACATCTCGGGAAAATGTTAAAGTTAAATCATCAATCTCGGCAGCACCCATCTCTAGAATTCTTTTACAGCTTGCATACGTGAAAGGGTCTGCAGCAGAAATGTCTTCCAATGTAATACTTCTCCCAGCAAGATACAAAAATAAGGTGCGGTCCAAAACTATCCCTACTTGCACTTTATGCATCAATGCTAATCCAATTACTCGTCCCGAAAAAACGAAGTATTTCAGGTGCAGTGGATCAACAACAGATGCTGCAAAGCACAGATAAGTACCAAAAGTTAGAAGATATTCAATCAGCACCGACTTGGTTTGCGGACATAACGTGTCTCATCAATATTGAATGCATAAGAACCACAATTAAGTAGAAGAAAGCCGAAAGATTGCTCATTTGCTCGAATAACTAGAATTAAGTACAGTTTGATGTGAAGTTTATTTCAGAAAGGAAAATTGCCCTAATAAGCCCCTAACTATTTCAGCTTGTCAATCAAGCCTCCTCCAACTTCCAATTTGTTGATTTGAGCCATGAACTATTCAGTATTTGCATTTAAGCCCAACAAAACTGATTGGTAATTAGAGCATCCACTGTTTGTTTTTGCTCTAATTACGCCACTGCTAAAGAACATCTAGTTAGAACCTTGCAACTAATATTCTTCTATATGGGCGTTATTTGAGCAAATGAGTATTCATACTGAAATTTCAGAAGGTTTAGGGCTTGTGAATGTTCTTAACTAAGTTTAAGTGTGAATACAAAGAGACCTCATATCGGTAGAAAAAATATCTCGAAAACATGTTAAAAGTTTGAGCAATAGTTAGCAGTCCATATTAACAACATTTTGTAGTTGTGCTGCCAATTGTTAATCTTGTAAGCAAAAGGAACAAGACAGCTAAAACTAAAAGGGGTAGTTGATGGTTGAAAAGAACAAAACTGCACTTAAAGGCTTGATCGCACAAAAAACTGAAGTGTTGAGGCTTGAGGGGCTCAAATCGGCAGCATTAACTCCTTGATCACCTTGATGGAAATAGGTTGAAGGCTTACAGTCCTATTTTGCCTTTCTGAAAATAAATGTGCCACTATATGTCTACAGGGTAGACAGCTTGGCTGCTATTAGGCGCTAACCAGATGATCATTTTATATTTGTTTGAATCCAATAAGAAATTACCACCGTATTTAGGCAAAAGGGGAATTAACTCACTACAAACAGATTAGCATTCCCTTATATAAGAagtttgtactccctccgttccaaaatagatgacccaactttgtactaactttagtacaaagttgggtcatctattttggaacggagggagtatatctcATGCAAAAAGTACttcctctgtcccataatataagagcgtttttgacattacactagtgtcaaaaacgctattatattatgggacggagggagtagtttttaGTGACTTGGGATAGATCTGTACTTATTGATATGGTTAGTGTTATTTCACACACTTACAAATGAATATCAAGATGTATCAGAATATTCCTAACAGGGCCACTGGGAGCCACTGTGCAAGGTTCAAGGTGGAAAGCAGAATGGATAGTCTGCTTCTTAATAGGAATTTTAACTGCAAGCTATTGATCAAAGAGGGTATGAGAAAAAAAAAGGATTATAGATTTTTTTCTCAAGTTTTAAACATGCGCATAGACCAAGTATCTCTTCATCGCATATTAAAAAAGTCTACTTGTGAGATATGAACAAGCCACTTTTTTATTGCAAATAGAAACAACGAGTAGCCACAATAAATTTACAAACAAAAATGCCTACACCCTCACCCCCTATATGGACATCCTCACACCCAACATGCGTGATAAAAGGATTATAGAATTTTTCTCAAGTTTTAAACATGCGTACATAAAAATAAGATTTTAGACCAAGTATCTCTTCATCGCATATTAAGAAAGGCTTCTTGTGAGATATGAACAAGCCATTGTTTTGATTGCAAATAGAAACAACGAGTAGCCAAAACAAATTTACAAAAAAACTGCCTGCACCCTCACCCATATATGGACATCCTCACACCCAACATGCATGACAAAAAGTCGTATTTAGAGTAACTTGTACCAGCACATACATATGGAAACCAGAGTGTGTAACAGGCACAAACACGCAAAAGTTAGTGAGACATCTCCTTAGGCTTAATATACTCAACCAAGCAGACAAGTAAAGGCAAGACTACAATATCCCAGCTTTGGTTTTGTATGTTAGATCGGTAGCATGGTGCATGCCAACTAGTACTAGAAGTACATATTGTAACTAATAAAACAACCATCCTTTATTTGTGTGAAAATGAAAATGTAGCCCCATAAGCAGCCATATGATTTGCAAACCTTCTAAAGTTAAATTCATTTCAAAATACTAAGTGGATTTTTCAACAGACTGATCAAAAGAAACGCATTTTGCAATCATTAGTTCTTTTAAATTGAGAAGAATATGTCCCTTCCAGGACATCTGACAATAGAGCAAACtacttttttcttttcttttgttagCTTATACTACTGGGTATTGAACCTACATTCATCGAAACCAGTTGCAGAGCCTGTATGTAGTGGCAATCATATGTATGAGACTTTCAAGAAAAAACATGCACTGCACGATAGAAAATTCAGATGAACAAATCCTATTCATCCCACTAGGCTAAGATATGCAGTTATTTATTATACCACACATGTAAAAAGACCTGGGTCAACAAGCGAGCTACACTCATCAGCTTATCCAATTCAGATTTTCAAGTTGTTCAGTCAAAGTGCCGTACCAAATTACCAATAGAAGTATAGAACTGGATATAAAGTAGTAAGTTAATACCAAGAGAACTTACTTCCATTCAAGTAGAACCTCCGTTGATCATTAGGACAAGGCAAGAAGAGTACTTGCTGTGGGCTGAACAGAGCTTGAGACACCATGCAGAACCACTCCCTGAGAACACCAGGGCCAGTAGCCTCCTCATTCTTAAACTCCATAAACAGACCACTGTGAAGCTCACTGGGTTTTGCCTGTGTTATGTACTCAAAGGACTCATCCAGTAAACGTGACCGGTCGATCAACATCTCATGCAGCTCCCCATAGTCATCCTTCCCCTCAGAAAACAACATTAAGACCAAGTTCCTTCTTGCTTCGAAGCAGAGCAGATCCTTATGCTTCTTGAGCCAGTGGAGATGCTCGTTCCTCTTGGAACAGCGCACGAGCGCATTGAGAGGTGCTTTGTGTGCCAGCAACACGAACCGCAGGTTGTGTGCCACATCCTCGAATATCCCTGAGATGAAATCCAGTTCTGTCAATATGGCAAGGATATGTAATCGGGTGACCCAGATAGGTTGATTTTCTATGACCCCCCTAGTGTCAGATGACAAAGATGAAAGATCCATTTCCAACCTCTTGAGACACTCATCCACCCTTTTGAGCAGGTTCATCGACATTTCGTGCAACTCCCATACCCATGTGTCAGTACGCTTACACTCCCTGCTGTACATATTCTTTGGCATTGACCCGTCAGGCATCCAAAGGAGCACCTGCTGGCGCAGGACTTTAAAGAAGTTTGAGAGCTCCTCAAGGTCCGTCCTTGGCACCAGCATGGTCTCTGATCCAAGTCCATTCAGGACCAATTCAACAATCTCTCTGGCAAACGGGAGGACCTGCTCGATCACCTTGGTAGGCGATTTGGAGGCACCGAGCACCGAGAGTGGCAAGCAGAGCACCGATGCAAGTGTGTAACGGCATGACTTGTAGAGGGAATCCTTATTGCCCGCGGTCAGAGCGAGCAGGCGGCAGAACTCGAGCAGCACCGGCGCCGTGACGAGCATGACATTAGGCGGCAAGGTGGCAGGGTCGGTGCTGAGGAAGCACCTGATGGCGCGCTCGGCGTAGGAGCGCGAGAAGGAGAAATCGGAGAGGTAGAGGCGAACCAGCGCGATGGCGGCGCCGGACTGGAGGAAGATGTCGAGGTAGTCCTCGGCGTGGCGGTCGGTGCTGCCGGTGTCCCCCTTGGCCCTGCGATCGTTGCGGTTGTGCTGGCTGCCCGGGTCGCAGCAAGCGATGTACTCCTTGACGAGGTCGTCGAGGGTGTGGGCGGAGTCGGTGCCGGCGTCCccggaggcggcggtggcggcgatgTGCGAGGCGAGCTGCCAGGCCTTGGGGTGCGGGGTGGAGCGGAGGCGGGCGGCGAGCTGGAGGGTGGAGTCGGGCGCGAGGCCGAGCGACGCGACGGTGGCCTCCGGCTGGAGCTGGCGGCCGGCGTAGAGGAGGCGCAGGTCGCGGCCGTAGCCGCAGTCGGCGAGGTGGGCGAGCACGGCGGCGACGGTGTCGTCCGCCGCCGCGTGTATCGCGATCGTCTTGGAGTCGGTGGCGCGCACGAAGAAGtggaggcggcggggcgggggcgcgtagaaggcggcggcggaggaggaggaggaggaggcgcccgccgccccgccggaggaggaggaggaggagaaggcgcCGCCGGGGCCGTCGTGGGTGGTGGTGGTCATGACGGGCGCCTTGGAGGAGGCCGGGAGGGCATGATCGGGGGCTTCACGGCGGCGCTTGGCGTGGCGGCGGTACATGCTTAGATCAGGACCATCGGAGGGCGGGGGGGAATCGGGGAGGGTTTTGGAGCGGAAATTGGGGGACGGAGGAGGACGACGCGGAGAGgtggggaggaggggggaggggaatgGTGTGGGGGAGTGTATGTGTGTATGAGTAAACAACCCTCTCCTCTTGCGTTCTGTTCTCTTCTGCTCTGCTTTGTTCGGGTCAGACCTCCTCTGCCCCCGTTCTGCTTTGATGATCGCGTTCGGCGTTTTCCCTTGGCCTTTTCCTTCCCCTTTTACTCTTTCCTCCATTCATCACAGTTTATTTAGCCTGCATTTCCCTCTTTTGTCTCTTTAATGACTTGCAGTCCCTCCGTTCACAAAATATATAGTGAAAataaatataagatgttctaactttttcAATCGGATGTATATGGACATGTTTTAGtatgtttgttcactcatttcagtctTTTTTTTTAACTTTTCACTCGTTTCGGTCTGCATGTAGTCTGTATTAAATCAATCAAATCTTACCAAAACCATGGGCCATGCATTAATTCAATCGAATCAAAACTTATTGTGAcctcaactaaatcaaaatgtttcTTGCCTTCCCCTACCCAAATCAAATCTAATCTAACCCAAAACCTGAACCAAATCAAAACTTTCTTTGGCTTACCTTACTCATACTCAAATCAAATCTTGCTAAAATCTGGAATATGGTGGGTGTAATGTATATGTCACACACGACTGAGGTTAAACCGCTAAAATATGTATGTCATTGCTGCAATGGGCCATTAGCTAGTATATACTGCCtccgttcctttatataaggtgtatttgtttttttTATAAAATTCCACAACGTAAGGTGCATTTTTTCCGAATCCTCGTAATTTTGTTTTTAACCCTCTAGGAAAAGGAAAATATCTCTTTCCCGATTGTCTGTATCTCTCCTTATAGCAAAAAAAACGAAAGTATCATCTCTTGATTGCATGTATCTCTTAGTTTCCTAGACTAATTGATTTACTTGCCACAAACAAACAAATTCACTAAGGGTAATTTCGCTCTAACATGTCTATAATTATGTGCCTTGGTCATTGGGCCAAAAataatacaccttatataaaggaacggagggagtatactatTGAACGGAGTTGGTACGTTCACCTCACATTCTCATGCGTCCCTCCTACGTTGGTTCTTTCCTACATTAACTCAATCAACTCAAATCAAATCGTATCAAAACCTCAATTAAATCAAAATGTTTCTTGTCTTCCCCTACCCGCACCCCAAACCAAATATTATCAAAACCTCAATTAAATCAAAATGTTTTTGTCTTCCCCTACCCGCCCCAAATCAAATCTTATCAAAACCTCAATTAAATCAAAATGTTTCTTGTCTTCCCCTACCCGCACcccaaatcaaatcaaatcttaCCAAAATCTTATCTAAATCAAAATATTCCTTGTCGTCCCCTACCCGCACCCGAATCAAATCAAATCCTATCAAAACCTCAAGTAAATCAAAACTTTTCTTGCTTTCCCCTACCCATattcaaatcaaatcaaatcttaCTAATATCTAGAATATGGTGGGTCAAAGGTAAATATAAGATatgattggtgttaaacctataGAATATATATgcccccgttgcaacgcacgagaAATCACCTAGTTACTCAAAAAGGAGGGGTTACAATGAGTTTGAATACAATCAGTGAGAAAGGTGGGAATACAATCTATGGCTTGTTTGGCGCATCGATGGGCCACTTCATTAGCTTCCCTTCGCACAAAACATAACACACAACTAGTAAAACCCCCCATGGGCTCTTTGATTTCATGGTAAATGGTTGCGATAGTTGGCCTCTCTAAATCCTTAGAGTTGAAAATTGTGACCATATTTTTAGCATCATTTTCCACGCATATCCTTCTGTATCCCATATCTCGAGCAAGCAGGAGACCATATCTGATGGCGTATGCCTCCATAGCCTGAGCACAAGCAGTGATTCGATACTAGATAGCGTGCACCTTATCAGTTTTCCTTCTAAATCTTTGATAATCAGGCTAAGACTTCTTATTCCTTTCATTAATCCATAGCATGTCTGTTCTTTACACGACAAGTCACGCAAATTTTTCCCTGGATCCATTCTTACTTCTGTTTGCGAGATTTTAACACGATATGATCAACACTATTCATAGGTTGGTTACTTTCCTTTTTTAGAAAGATCAAACATGTAAATAAGTGTTGGTGTTTGATAAGGTTGGTTGAGGGAGCAAAACACAAAATGCGGATTTCTAAGGAGGAAAAAAATACTCTTATTTCTCTGATCTAATCACCCCTAAAAAGTTTTCACAATTGTGTCCAAACTTTGTTGTGGGGCGGGGGAGGGGGCGGTGGCCCTTGTCGACATGTGAGTAGGTACGCATGTGTATACTTTTGTAGCTTTCGAGTGGGTTGACGTAAGCTCACTGAGAATTAAAGTTGCTACGTAAGCTGATAAACAACCGCTAAAGTACAAAAATGATCCAGTTATTACAAACTTGTTTGATATGAGTGTCCTTACTACAAGTATTTTATCTATCAGCATGCAAAATGAACATGAATACTATGAAAAATACTACAGTCACCATCTCCAAATGCCATGCATTTTCATTAAAATTGTTACTGTAGTGTTTAAAGATGGTGGTATTTAATGCCAATTGCCAACTACTTAAATGCTAAAGTTTTGTGACATTCTAGTTTTTACAATACTTTGCATTGAAAATGAAGCCCAAGTTTGGTCTTTGTCGCGTGGTCCTCGTTCACAACCCCAAAATTATGCTTATCTACTTTCATTGAGTTTGGTGATAGACATAAAGGCTAACTAGTTTGATACCAGTTTGGCATTGTCAATATTTGACAAGCCAACATTTGACAAAACCAAATGTTGTCAATAAATGGTAAAAAAATTATCGATTCAAAAGAATCAATTGAGAACCAACCAATTGCTAGCCAATTTCTTGTACTTATCAAAAGTTGGAATGTAAAATATTGGCATCAAACCAATTAGGCCCATATATAGATCCAAAATTCTCAATAGCAAAAAATTGTGGACTTCGATGGTCTTGGGTTATATAAAGATACACATAATGCCTACTCATCTTCTATTTATTTTTAAAAAAACTTTTCATTAATTGTCGCTCAAATTGGTGTTTCATATGTGTATGTTCGGACTTTGTGCCAAATACAAATAAGAAGTTTCTAGCCGCAAAAATACCCATGTTGTGCTTCTCTATTTAGTAGGACCAAATTCTCTCAGTTTTCGGGTGTTTTCATCATCATTTGCACTTGAGCATTAAAGTATTGAGTTGTACAAATATTTAAAATCAAGTAATCATCTTTGGCCAAATTGTTTTCTTGTTAATTTGCTCCCACTTAAATTAGCATACTGATGTAAGAGAAAAAAGTATGATTATAAATCAAGGGCTTTTAATCATCCATGGAATACAATCTatgttgaaaatatgccctagaggcaataataaagtggttattattatattttcttattcatgataatcgtttattatccatgctataattATATTGACtagaaactcaaatacatgtgtggatacatagacaacaacatgtccctagtgagcctctaccggactagctcattgatcaaagatggctatggtttcctagccatagacatgagttatcatttgataacgggatcacatcattaggagaatgatgtgatggacaagacccaaactttaaacgtagcatatgatcatatcaagtttattgctatcgttttctgcatgtcaagtatcttttcctataaccatgagatcatgcaactcactgacaccggaggagtaccttgtgtgtatcaaacgtcgcaacgtaactggggTGATTATAgagatgctctacaagtatctccaagggtatctgttgagttggcatggatcgagactgggatttgccactccgtatgacggagaggtatcttggggcccactcggtaatacaacatcacaatgagcttgcaagcaatgtgactaagaagttagccacgggatcttgtattacggaacgagtaaagagactttccggtaacgagattgaactaggtatggagatactgatgatcgaatctcgggcaagtaacataccgatggacaaagggaactgCATATGGTATcagctgaatccttgacatcgtggttcaactGGTAAAGATCTTCAttgaatatgtaggaaccaatatgggaatccaggtcccgctattggttattgaccggagaggagtctcggtcatgtctgcatattcccgaacccgtagggtcacaTGCTTAACGTTTGATAGAGCTATGGTTGTATTGAGATATTAATAGTGGAAAATctgaaggttgtttggagtcccggatgggaTCCGGGGCGTCatgaggagctccggaatagttcggaggtaaagattcatatatggaaagttgttatCGGGGTTCCGGAAAAATTCAtgtttttcggtattgtaccaggaaggTTATAGCAGGTTCTGGAGTGgggcccacatgaacgtgggtagtggggaaATTCCCCACAACCCTAGTCTAGGTGCACCAAGATCCTCCATTAAAAGGAATAgtatcatatcccgaagggataagatcaggatccctaaaaaggggggatagcGATCGGTGGGAAAGGAAAGCAGGGATTTCCTCCCCCCCTTTGACCAACGACCCTAGGGCCTTGGAGGGCAAGTCACCAGCCCCCTCCATGCCTATATAAAGGTGGAGAGGCGTTGGGGCAGCCCCCCTTTGACCTTTGCCcgttactgatacgtctccaacgtatctataattttttattgttccatgctattttattatcaatcttggatgttttataattattttatatcattttttggtactaacctattgacatagtgccaagtgccagttgctgttttttccatgttttttacatcgcaggaaatcaatatcaaacaaagtccaaatgccacgaaactccacgatgattttttatgggccagaaggaaggcaatgggccctggttgcacctaggggtgccccgaggggggcacaacccaccagggcgcgccaggaggcccaggtacgccctggtgggttgtgcccacctcaggtgccccccggaccgcctctttgctctataaataccccaaaaatcctagaaccctaggggagtcgacgaaatattcatccagccgcagcagagtccagaaccaccagatccaatctcgacaccatcacggaggggttcaccacttccgttggtgcctctccgatgatgcgtgagtagttctttgtagacctacgggtctgtagttagcagctagatggcttcctctctctcttttgattgtcaatacaatggtctcttggagatccatatgatgtaagtcctttgcagtgtgtttgttgggatctgatgaactttgagtttatgatcagtcatttatttttatatccatgaaagttatttgagtttctttgatctcttatatgtgtgatctcttatagcctcgtatttcttctccgatatttgggttttgtttggacaacttgatctatttgtcttgcaatgggaagaggtgcccggtagtgagttcgatcttacggtgcttgatcccagtgacagaaagggaaccgacacgtatgtatcgttgctactaaggataaaaagacgagatctaatatctgccgcaatagataaatggatcttgtctacatcatgtcatcgttcttattgcattactccatttctccatgaacttaatacactagatgcatgctggatagcggtcgatgtgtggagtaatagtagtagatgcaggcaggagtcagtctactaatcttggacgtgatgcctatgtaatgatcgttgcctggatatcgtcataattatttgaagttctatcaattgcccaacagtaatttgtctacccgccatttgctatttttctcgagagaagccactagtgaaacctacggccctcgggtcttctttctcatatatttgccttgcgatctacttttcctttccttttttattcagatctattaaaccaaaaatacaaaaatactttgctgcactttattttatttgcgatctattatttgaatctattacaattttctcccgtctcctcgccaatttctagcgccgttgccggggaggatcaagtGAAAATAGTCTCCCGGTcacgtgccaatttctggcgccgttacccgaaagggattgacaacccctttaacacgccgggttgcgagtggctgttatttgtgtggaggggttgtttacgttttgttgcttggttctcctactagttcaataccttggtttcataactgagggaaatacctaccgtcgttgtgctacatcatcctctcctcttgggggaaataccgacgtagtcctagcagacatcatCAGTTACCTCTCCCAACTCCCCCCACGTTTCACCGGTAcgcgcttggtgaagccctgccggagttccgctgccaccaccaccaccacgccgtcgtgttggtTCAGTTCCCATCTACCTCCTCTccctcccttgctggatcaagaaggagaggacGCCGCCGAGCGGTAC
This genomic window contains:
- the LOC109758475 gene encoding E3 ubiquitin-protein ligase UPL5, whose amino-acid sequence is MYRRHAKRRREAPDHALPASSKAPVMTTTTHDGPGGAFSSSSSSGGAAGASSSSSSAAAFYAPPPRRLHFFVRATDSKTIAIHAAADDTVAAVLAHLADCGYGRDLRLLYAGRQLQPEATVASLGLAPDSTLQLAARLRSTPHPKAWQLASHIAATAASGDAGTDSAHTLDDLVKEYIACCDPGSQHNRNDRRAKGDTGSTDRHAEDYLDIFLQSGAAIALVRLYLSDFSFSRSYAERAIRCFLSTDPATLPPNVMLVTAPVLLEFCRLLALTAGNKDSLYKSCRYTLASVLCLPLSVLGASKSPTKVIEQVLPFAREIVELVLNGLGSETMLVPRTDLEELSNFFKVLRQQVLLWMPDGSMPKNMYSRECKRTDTWVWELHEMSMNLLKRVDECLKRLEMDLSSLSSDTRGVIENQPIWVTRLHILAILTELDFISGIFEDVAHNLRFVLLAHKAPLNALVRCSKRNEHLHWLKKHKDLLCFEARRNLVLMLFSEGKDDYGELHEMLIDRSRLLDESFEYITQAKPSELHSGLFMEFKNEEATGPGVLREWFCMVSQALFSPQQVLFLPCPNDQRRFYLNGTSVVDPLHLKYFVFSGRVIGLALMHKVQVGIVLDRTLFLYLAGRSITLEDISAADPFTYASCKRILEMGAAEIDDLTLTFSRDVHTLGSRKTIELCKGGQDISVNISNREHYIDLLIKNIFVDSISDQLANFAKGFGDILANPKLREVFFGCLDLEDFDRMLGGSNNTINLKDWRSHTQYNGYKEKDRHVNWFWKAVESMTVEQQRQLLFFWTSVKYLPSEGFGGLSSKLYIYKTTESADHLPSSHTCFYRLCLPTYPSLKVMQSQLQKITQEHVSCSFGTW